One window of the Bradyrhizobium sp. NP1 genome contains the following:
- a CDS encoding UDP-2,3-diacylglucosamine diphosphatase, which produces MGGSEALSDESPERRFRTLFISDVHLGARGSQAEKLLDFLRIHDADTIYLVGDIVDGWALKSNWYWPQSHNDVVQKMLRKARKGAKLVYVPGNHDEFLRNYYGTHFGGIDVVENTVHTGADGKRYLVIHGDIFDLVVQNARWLAHLGDKAYDFAIQVNRFVNFFRRMFGVPYWSLSQWAKLKVKNAVNYIGAFEKTLANEARRHGADGVICGHIHYAVIRDEHGIRYMNCGDWVESCTALAEHEDGSFEIITWTDPVPRVEPLPQVAARAA; this is translated from the coding sequence ATGGGTGGTAGCGAAGCCTTGAGTGACGAAAGCCCGGAACGACGCTTTCGCACGTTGTTTATCTCCGACGTCCATCTCGGCGCCCGCGGCTCGCAAGCCGAAAAATTGCTGGACTTTCTCCGCATCCACGATGCCGACACCATCTATCTCGTCGGCGACATCGTCGACGGCTGGGCGCTGAAGTCGAACTGGTACTGGCCGCAATCGCACAACGACGTCGTGCAGAAGATGCTGCGCAAGGCGCGCAAGGGCGCGAAGCTGGTCTACGTTCCCGGCAATCACGACGAGTTCCTGCGCAACTATTACGGCACGCATTTCGGCGGCATCGACGTGGTGGAAAACACCGTCCACACCGGCGCCGATGGCAAGCGCTATCTGGTGATCCACGGCGACATCTTCGACCTCGTGGTGCAGAATGCGCGCTGGCTCGCCCATCTCGGCGACAAGGCCTACGACTTCGCGATCCAGGTCAACCGGTTCGTCAATTTCTTCCGCCGCATGTTCGGCGTGCCCTACTGGTCGCTGTCGCAATGGGCCAAGCTGAAGGTGAAGAACGCGGTCAACTATATCGGCGCGTTCGAGAAGACGCTGGCCAATGAGGCGCGGCGGCATGGCGCCGACGGCGTGATCTGCGGCCACATCCACTACGCGGTCATCCGCGACGAGCACGGCATCCGCTACATGAATTGCGGCGACTGGGTCGAGAGCTGCACCGCGCTTGCCGAGCACGAGGACGGTAGCTTCGAGATCATCACCTGGACCGACCCCGTGCCTCGCGTTGAGCCGCTGCCCCAGGTCGCGGCCCGTGCGGCGTAA
- the thiD gene encoding bifunctional hydroxymethylpyrimidine kinase/phosphomethylpyrimidine kinase, which produces MTVPAALTIAGSDSSGGAGIQADLKTFAAFGVYGASVITALTAQSTQGVASIHPVPPDFVTAQIDAVFGDLAIGAVKIGMLAGQATVVAVADGLKRWSPRHVVLDTVMVASSGARLLATDAVDALRSQLVPLASLITPNLPEAAALLDESLASDPAAIERQGRRLLALGCSAVLIKGGHGEGSESIDYLFDGKRTLALSAPRIATRNTHGTGCALSSAIAAGLAKGEAMESAVRNAKDWISGAIAAADRFSVGRGRGPVHHFHKFY; this is translated from the coding sequence ATGACCGTGCCCGCCGCGCTCACCATCGCCGGGTCGGACTCGTCGGGCGGCGCCGGAATCCAGGCCGATCTGAAGACCTTTGCCGCCTTTGGCGTCTACGGCGCATCGGTCATCACGGCGCTGACGGCGCAGAGCACGCAAGGTGTGGCGAGCATCCATCCGGTGCCGCCGGATTTCGTCACCGCGCAGATCGACGCCGTGTTCGGCGATCTCGCGATCGGAGCGGTCAAGATCGGCATGCTGGCAGGGCAGGCGACTGTCGTGGCCGTCGCCGACGGGCTGAAGCGGTGGTCGCCCAGGCATGTCGTGCTCGACACCGTCATGGTCGCCTCCTCAGGCGCACGCCTGCTGGCGACGGATGCCGTCGACGCGCTGCGCAGCCAACTCGTTCCGCTGGCCTCGCTGATCACACCCAATCTTCCCGAAGCGGCCGCGCTGCTCGACGAGTCCCTTGCCTCCGATCCCGCGGCGATCGAACGGCAGGGCCGGCGGCTTCTTGCATTGGGATGTTCGGCGGTGCTGATCAAGGGCGGCCATGGCGAAGGCAGCGAGAGCATCGACTATCTCTTCGATGGCAAGCGCACGCTCGCGCTTTCCGCGCCGCGCATCGCGACAAGAAACACCCATGGCACCGGCTGCGCGCTGTCGTCGGCGATCGCGGCGGGGCTTGCGAAAGGCGAGGCGATGGAGAGCGCGGTGCGCAACGCCAAGGACTGGATCAGCGGCGCGATCGCAGCCGCCGACCGCTTCTCCGTCGGCCGCGGCCGCGGGCCGGTCCATCACTTCCACAAGTTCTACTAG
- a CDS encoding Lrp/AsnC family transcriptional regulator, which produces MVPFFVQIKCKLGQSYTVANALAEAEIASEIYSTAGNYDLLVKFYVDKDTDIGHFVNEKVQVLPGIQDTYTIITFKAFGAS; this is translated from the coding sequence ATGGTTCCTTTCTTCGTTCAGATCAAGTGCAAGCTCGGCCAGTCCTATACGGTGGCCAATGCGCTTGCCGAGGCCGAGATCGCGTCTGAAATCTATTCCACGGCGGGCAACTACGATCTCCTGGTCAAGTTCTACGTCGACAAGGACACCGACATCGGCCATTTCGTCAACGAGAAGGTGCAGGTGCTTCCCGGCATCCAGGACACCTACACCATCATCACCTTCAAGGCCTTTGGCGCCAGCTAG
- a CDS encoding DnaJ domain-containing protein codes for MTTLYELLDALPSDDADEIRAAFRKAAKATHPDTNPDDPDAPLKFRQLVRAHEILGDAEQRAAYDQLLTAALLESRSRQTRTAIYERIQKVASSTIAATVISAILIGGYTLFGRLSETPAIAERAVGAAATVLAELVAMPPPAQTEVPAAAARTDAIVPEEAGTRAEAVAPAEIITVSAPWPADGAEPIRNIELLADFRANDARSYRARGMAAYRSGDLFRALADFDLAIQHDPRSAEAYLDRGIVLYRMRNFDRAYADMAHAKRIGSTSHAKVPLPVPAPRRLTPPMQSRNAFTVAASDRFIDAPAQAQPWRR; via the coding sequence ATGACGACCTTGTATGAGTTGCTTGATGCGCTTCCGAGCGATGATGCCGACGAGATAAGGGCCGCGTTCCGCAAGGCCGCCAAGGCCACCCATCCCGACACCAATCCCGATGATCCCGACGCGCCGCTGAAGTTCAGGCAGCTCGTCCGCGCGCACGAGATCCTCGGCGACGCCGAGCAGCGGGCCGCCTACGATCAGCTCCTGACCGCGGCCCTGCTCGAATCCCGCTCCAGGCAGACGCGCACGGCGATCTATGAGAGGATCCAGAAGGTCGCCTCCAGCACCATTGCGGCAACGGTGATCTCCGCCATCCTTATCGGCGGCTACACGCTGTTCGGACGGCTGTCGGAAACGCCAGCAATCGCCGAGCGGGCTGTCGGGGCCGCCGCCACGGTGCTGGCCGAGCTTGTCGCCATGCCGCCGCCGGCGCAGACCGAGGTGCCGGCAGCCGCGGCGCGGACGGATGCCATCGTGCCGGAGGAGGCCGGCACCCGCGCCGAGGCCGTCGCGCCGGCCGAGATCATCACCGTCAGCGCGCCATGGCCCGCCGATGGCGCCGAGCCGATCCGCAATATCGAGCTGCTTGCGGATTTCCGCGCCAACGATGCGCGGTCCTACCGCGCCCGCGGCATGGCCGCCTATCGCAGCGGCGACCTGTTCCGCGCGCTCGCCGATTTCGACCTGGCGATCCAGCACGATCCCCGCTCCGCCGAGGCTTACCTCGACCGCGGCATCGTGCTCTATCGCATGCGCAACTTCGACCGTGCCTATGCCGACATGGCGCACGCCAAGCGCATCGGAAGCACGAGCCACGCCAAAGTGCCGCTGCCGGTGCCGGCCCCTCGCCGGCTCACGCCGCCGATGCAGAGCCGCAATGCCTTCACGGTCGCCGCGAGCGACCGCTTCATCGACGCGCCGGCCCAGGCGCAGCCTTGGCGCCGCTGA
- a CDS encoding cytochrome c: MLRRISYAAVLGLAVGLGVYWWLTAPPQALAVTAAARAPDAANGQVIFNAGGCSSCHAVPNQPDRLRLGGGLAIPSPFGTFYAPNISPDPADGIGKWSEAEFVRAVTKGVSPGGAHYFPAFPYTSYERVRTDDVRDLFAFLKTLPPVAGRSRAHDLPFPFNIRRNVGIWKLLFMDDKPFVPNPARSAQWNRGAYLVNGFGHCAECHSPRNFLGGIIASQRFAGGPNPEGEGWVPNITQKGLDEWSEKDIASFLETGQMPDGDSAGGSMVRVIKNTSQLPADDRAAIANYVKSLPPVEGPPRPPKKQ; this comes from the coding sequence ATGCTGCGACGAATTTCCTATGCTGCCGTACTGGGCCTCGCCGTCGGCCTTGGCGTCTATTGGTGGCTCACCGCGCCGCCGCAAGCGCTCGCGGTCACGGCGGCCGCCCGCGCGCCCGACGCCGCCAACGGGCAGGTCATCTTCAACGCCGGCGGCTGTTCCTCCTGCCATGCCGTGCCCAACCAGCCCGACCGCCTGCGGCTCGGAGGCGGTCTTGCGATACCTTCGCCGTTCGGCACCTTCTACGCGCCGAACATCTCGCCGGATCCGGCCGATGGCATAGGCAAGTGGAGCGAGGCGGAGTTCGTGAGGGCGGTGACCAAGGGCGTCTCGCCCGGAGGCGCGCATTACTTCCCGGCCTTTCCCTACACCTCCTATGAGCGCGTCAGGACCGACGATGTCCGCGACCTCTTCGCCTTCCTGAAGACGCTGCCACCGGTCGCGGGGCGGTCGCGCGCGCACGACCTGCCGTTTCCATTTAACATCCGCCGCAATGTCGGGATCTGGAAGCTGCTGTTCATGGACGACAAGCCGTTCGTGCCGAATCCTGCGCGCTCGGCGCAGTGGAATCGCGGCGCCTATCTCGTGAACGGGTTCGGCCATTGCGCGGAATGCCACAGTCCGCGCAACTTCCTTGGCGGCATCATCGCCTCGCAGCGTTTCGCCGGCGGCCCCAATCCGGAGGGCGAGGGCTGGGTGCCGAACATCACGCAAAAGGGTCTCGACGAGTGGAGCGAGAAGGACATCGCCTCGTTCCTGGAGACTGGGCAGATGCCCGACGGCGACAGCGCCGGCGGCTCGATGGTGCGCGTGATCAAGAATACGTCGCAACTGCCGGCAGACGACCGCGCGGCGATAGCGAATTATGTGAAGTCATTGCCGCCGGTGGAGGGCCCGCCGCGGCCGCCGAAGAAGCAATAG
- a CDS encoding CHRD domain-containing protein has product MTRTVLAALALGAAVAYSGAAFADKMKVTLDAKSEVPPNTSAATGTADVDFDPASKKLSWKITYSGLTGPATAAHFHGPGEPGKNAGVAVPISNPGTSPVEGSATLTDAQAADLVAGKYYINFHTAANPGGEIRGQVTK; this is encoded by the coding sequence ATGACCAGGACTGTGCTAGCTGCGCTGGCGCTCGGAGCAGCGGTTGCCTATTCCGGCGCTGCATTCGCCGACAAGATGAAGGTGACGCTCGATGCCAAATCCGAAGTGCCGCCCAATACCAGCGCCGCGACCGGCACTGCCGACGTCGACTTCGACCCCGCCTCCAAGAAGCTGTCGTGGAAGATCACCTATTCCGGGCTGACGGGCCCCGCGACGGCAGCGCATTTCCACGGTCCGGGCGAGCCTGGCAAGAACGCGGGCGTTGCAGTGCCGATCTCCAATCCCGGCACAAGCCCGGTCGAAGGCAGCGCCACCTTGACCGACGCGCAGGCCGCCGATCTCGTCGCGGGCAAGTACTACATCAACTTCCACACCGCGGCCAATCCCGGCGGCGAAATCCGCGGCCAGGTGACCAAGTAA
- a CDS encoding cytochrome c, whose amino-acid sequence MKRMVVVAGAVLLGGGAVMAQQDIAVLQDNLMRSQGKSMYNVMAKMVKGEIPYEQAAVDAAIVALEADVPKIPTTFTVNPKQDVVNATYGASQKIWQNKADFDSKVPPVVKAIADVKGKIKDVASLKLAFDSIQAKCTDCHETYRVKLK is encoded by the coding sequence ATGAAGCGAATGGTTGTCGTTGCGGGAGCTGTATTGCTCGGTGGCGGGGCGGTGATGGCGCAACAGGATATCGCAGTTTTGCAGGATAATCTGATGCGCTCTCAGGGCAAGAGCATGTACAACGTGATGGCCAAGATGGTGAAGGGCGAAATCCCCTACGAGCAGGCCGCGGTCGACGCCGCGATTGTCGCGCTCGAGGCGGACGTGCCCAAGATCCCTACCACCTTCACCGTCAATCCCAAGCAAGACGTCGTCAACGCCACCTATGGAGCGTCACAGAAAATCTGGCAGAACAAGGCCGACTTCGATTCCAAGGTGCCGCCCGTCGTCAAGGCGATCGCCGACGTCAAGGGCAAGATCAAGGATGTCGCGAGCCTCAAGCTCGCATTCGACTCGATTCAGGCCAAGTGCACCGATTGCCACGAGACCTATCGCGTCAAGCTGAAGTGA